The genomic stretch TCGAGATGAGTCGGACTCTCTCATTCACACCATTCGAGGCGTAGGCTATCGCATGAGTGCTGAAAGCAAACCTTGCTCTCCCGATCCGTAGAGTCTCATCGTCATAGATTCATCATGAAGCAACGTAAGCCATGGCAAAATTTACGATTACGGCTAGTCGCCTGGTATAGCCTGTTAGCAGGGATTTCCATGCTGGTTTCCGATGGGTTTATGTACGTTGAGTTTCGGCGAACCTTACTTGATCAAGTCGATAGTGCCCTAGAGGTAACTGCCATTCAGGCATTGAAAAATATTGATGATGAAGTGGATGTTCTAACCTTTGATCCCCGAGAAGACTCCCCCGTGTTGACATCGTTGCTCGATGAAGCAGGCGTTTCGGTTGACTTGTTAGATCAAAATGGTGTGATTAACCAGCGTTTGGGGGACTCATTAACCTTTCCCTTACAAGCTCAACTGAGTCCTGGATTTAAGACCATTATCAATGCTGATGAACGATGGCGTGTTTACATTCTAGAAATCTTACCTCGGGATAACCGTCCAGCAGGATGGCTGAGAGTTGCCCATTCATTGCAGTCTGTGGACACCACGTTAAGGGATCTGCTGAAGCACCATTTATTTGAAATTCCTTTAATTCTTGGCATGGTTGGGCTGGGCGGCTTATTTTTAGCAAACCGTGCCCTGAAACCCATTGGTCAAATTACCGAAATGGCAGAGCGCGTCAGAATTAGTGGTGATTTGACGCAGCGCATTCGCTATCAGGGGGTTACCGATGAACTAGAACGATTGGCCAATATGTTTGATACCATGCTGGACTCCTTGCAAGCCACGTTTGAACGAGAAAAGCGGTTTACGGCGGACGCATCCCACGAGCTACGGACACCGCTCACGGCTATCAAGGGACGGCTGCATGTGACGCTGAGCCAGCAACGTACAGCAGAAAACTATGCAGAAACCCTGCAAGCTATCGAACAAGAAGTCGATCGCCTGATTCGTCTAAGTAGTGATCTTCTTCTGTTGTCGCAGCTTGAGCAGCATCATCTAGCCTTAAACTTAGAGTTGATCGATCTGAGTGATCTATTGGCCGCGATCGCTGAACAGGTTCAGCCCCTTGCCGAGCTGCACCACCTCAAGTTCTCGACCCATATTGCGTCCAA from Candidatus Obscuribacterales bacterium encodes the following:
- a CDS encoding ATP-binding protein, with amino-acid sequence MKQRKPWQNLRLRLVAWYSLLAGISMLVSDGFMYVEFRRTLLDQVDSALEVTAIQALKNIDDEVDVLTFDPREDSPVLTSLLDEAGVSVDLLDQNGVINQRLGDSLTFPLQAQLSPGFKTIINADERWRVYILEILPRDNRPAGWLRVAHSLQSVDTTLRDLLKHHLFEIPLILGMVGLGGLFLANRALKPIGQITEMAERVRISGDLTQRIRYQGVTDELERLANMFDTMLDSLQATFEREKRFTADASHELRTPLTAIKGRLHVTLSQQRTAENYAETLQAIEQEVDRLIRLSSDLLLLSQLEQHHLALNLELIDLSDLLAAIAEQVQPLAELHHLKFSTHIASNLYIQGSPDHLIRLFLNLLDNAIKYAANDGQVTLTALSGDRSIQVMVSDTGIGIPPEHVSHLFERFYRVEKSRSRAIGGTGLGLAIAQEIVHRHHGAIAIQSGLGHGTTVTVTLPSQ